In the Hyphomonadaceae bacterium BL14 genome, one interval contains:
- the bchY gene encoding chlorophyllide a reductase subunit Y, producing MAKDSVTLINTRSGGEVRYDGAGETSLDDTAVVSAPVQAMTAPGDASAAQGMPSAAAGDGSGCHAGAEKMLAQAKASGASEILEQYEKDYPKGPHDQPQSMCPAFGSLRVGLRMRRTATILSGSACCVYGLTFTSHFYGARRTVGYVPFNSETLVTGKLFEDIRDAVYDMADPDNYDAIVITNLCVPTASGVPLRLLPKEINGVRIIGIDVPGFGVPTHAEAKDVLAGAMLNYARTEAELGPVQAPDRPRDERPTVTLLGEMFPADPVVIGRLLEPMGLGAGPVVPTREWRELYAALDSQVVGAIHPFYTASIREFKAAGRAIVGSAPVGRDGTAAWLEAIGAAANVSNAKIEAAKQAVLPAIEGALKAKPIQGRITLSGYEGSELLVARLLVESGADVRYVGTACPKTPWSADDLEWLTAKGVHVQFRASLEQDMAAFREFKPDLAIGTTPVVQAVKETGTPSLYFTNLISARPLMGPAGAGSLAEVVNAAMGSKHRFDTMRDFFEGVGTGHAAGVWEDTPEDVRTFRMKEARKRFSAEKAREKAIEAPTGC from the coding sequence CGTTATGACGGTGCCGGCGAGACATCGCTGGACGATACCGCCGTGGTGAGCGCGCCCGTCCAGGCCATGACCGCACCGGGTGACGCATCAGCGGCGCAGGGCATGCCGTCTGCGGCGGCGGGCGATGGGTCGGGCTGTCACGCCGGCGCGGAAAAAATGCTGGCCCAGGCGAAAGCCTCGGGCGCGTCAGAGATTCTCGAGCAATACGAGAAAGACTATCCCAAAGGCCCCCACGACCAGCCGCAATCCATGTGCCCGGCCTTCGGCTCGCTGCGCGTGGGGCTGCGCATGCGCCGCACCGCGACGATCCTGTCGGGCTCGGCCTGCTGCGTGTACGGGCTGACCTTCACCTCGCACTTTTACGGCGCGCGCCGGACGGTGGGCTATGTTCCGTTCAATTCGGAAACGCTGGTCACCGGCAAGCTGTTCGAGGACATCCGTGACGCAGTCTATGACATGGCCGACCCGGACAATTACGACGCCATCGTGATCACCAATCTGTGTGTCCCGACCGCGTCCGGGGTACCGTTGCGTCTTCTGCCCAAGGAAATCAACGGCGTGCGCATCATCGGCATCGACGTGCCGGGCTTTGGCGTACCGACCCATGCCGAGGCCAAGGACGTTCTGGCCGGCGCGATGCTCAATTACGCCCGCACCGAGGCCGAGCTCGGCCCGGTCCAGGCACCCGACCGTCCGCGCGACGAGCGCCCCACGGTGACCTTGCTGGGCGAGATGTTCCCGGCGGATCCGGTGGTGATCGGCCGCCTGCTTGAGCCTATGGGCCTGGGGGCCGGACCGGTGGTCCCGACGCGCGAATGGCGCGAGCTCTATGCCGCGCTCGACAGCCAGGTCGTCGGCGCGATCCACCCCTTCTACACCGCCTCCATCCGCGAGTTCAAAGCCGCCGGGCGCGCCATTGTCGGTTCCGCGCCGGTGGGCCGCGACGGCACAGCGGCCTGGCTTGAGGCCATCGGCGCGGCGGCCAATGTCTCCAACGCGAAGATCGAAGCGGCCAAGCAGGCGGTCCTGCCGGCCATCGAGGGCGCGCTCAAGGCCAAGCCGATCCAGGGCCGCATCACCCTGTCGGGCTATGAAGGCTCTGAGTTGCTGGTCGCGCGCCTGCTGGTCGAAAGCGGCGCGGACGTGCGATATGTCGGCACCGCCTGCCCCAAGACGCCCTGGTCGGCGGATGATCTCGAATGGCTGACCGCCAAGGGCGTCCACGTCCAGTTCCGTGCATCGCTGGAACAGGACATGGCGGCGTTCCGCGAGTTCAAGCCCGATCTGGCCATCGGCACGACGCCAGTGGTGCAGGCGGTAAAAGAGACCGGCACGCCGTCGCTCTACTTTACCAATCTCATCTCCGCCCGGCCCCTGATGGGTCCGGCGGGTGCCGGCTCCCTGGCCGAAGTCGTCAATGCGGCCATGGGCTCCAAACACCGCTTTGACACCATGCGCGACTTCTTTGAGGGCGTCGGTACCGGCCATGCGGCCGGGGTGTGGGAAGACACGCCCGAGGATGTGCGCACCTTCCGCATGAAAGAGGCCCGCAAGCGCTTCAGCGCCGAAAAAGCCCGCGAAAAAGCGATCGAGGCGCCGACAGGATGCTAG